GGCGCCAGCAGTTGTGGAAGCGCTCGCGGATGGGCGCCCGGTGGTGGTCCGAGTTGGGCTCGCACAGCACCACGCCCCGCGGCTCCCACCGGCGCAGCTGCTCGAAGAAGGCATCGCGCGGGTTCTGGCGGGTCTGCCGCTCGGCGATGTGGTGCAGCGCGAACGCTGCGTTCATGAAGCGCGCCCCGGGCAGGGCCCCCAGCATGGCCCAGTCCTCCTCACTCAGGTCCTCGGCCCCCTTGGGAATGCCGATGAAGCGCAGGACGACGCCCAGCCGCTGGGCCGCCATCGTCAGCGCGTCCTCCGCCCCGCGCAGCGAGTCCGCGGACGGCTCCACGCCGACGATGGTCATCTGCCGGGGCAAGGCGTTGGCCTCCGCCATGGAGTGCAGCAGCGCCACCTCCTGGCGGCCGCTGCCGATGCCCACGTCCACCAGCGTCACCACCTCGTGCCCGCGCATGAGCCCGAACAGCTGCTCGTTGGCGATGCTGCCCGCCAGGGACACGGTCGGCAAGCGCAGGGCCAGCAGGTTGAAGAGCTGAATCTGCGGCAGCTCGAAGCGCCGAAGGTAGAGGTTGAGCTCCCCAGCGGGTAAATCCCCGAAGCGGCGGGACAGCGCCGCCGAGAAGATGAGGTACTGCATGTCCTCGGGGTGGGAATCCACGTCCAGCCTCTCGTGAAGAGAAGCGAACGTTCGTCTCGCCTCATCCTGGTGGCCCGCAAGAGCAGCTTCGAGGCCCTGAGCGAGCAGCGTGAACTTCGGCGAGTTCAAATGATGTCTCCTCCGCACCCCCCCGGAAAAGCGAGCCCGGTAGTGCTCGCGAGTGAGGCTTCAGTGTACCCAGCAGGTCGCAATCTTTTGAAGGTGGGGGGTCGACCGACCCGTCAGGTCCTGAAGATCCGACACTCTGCGCGAAAGCCTTCCCCGTGGGTGCACAGTCACCCGTGGGCGCGGCACTGCCCACATCGGCGCTCCCTCGGCTTAGGCTTCCCTTGGGACTGCTTCTCCCACCTGCTTCCTTCACCGCGCCGCTGGCGCTTCCCCCCGAGGACTTACATGTTCCGTTCCCTGATGGTCTCCCTGCTCCTTCTGGTGTCGCTCGGCTGCGGCGACGAGAGCAGCTCGGGCTCCGGAGATCCGACACAGGTCACCTACGCGTCCGAGCTGGGCGTGGATCTCTCCACCATGGAGCGCCGGGAGAGTGGGCTCTACCTGCAGGACGTGCGCGCCGGGACCGGAGACACGGCCACACTCGGACGCCAGGTCACCGTGAACTACACGGGTTGGCTCCCCAACGGCACGCAGTTCGACAGCTCGAAGTCCGCGGGCCGCACTCCTTTCTCTTTTACGCCAGGTCAAGGCCGCGTCATCGCCGGCTGGGAGGAGGGCATCGTCGGGATGAAGGTGGGTGGGCTGCGCAAGCTCGTCATCCCCGCCTCGCTGGGTTATGGCGAGCAGGGCCGCGGCTCCATCCCGCCCAACTCGGTGCTCGTCTTCGACGTGGAGCTGCTCTCGGTCCCTTGAGCGCTCGCCCGCCCGGAGGCTGTGTAGGGAGTTTCATGCCACCCCTGGAGGTAGGCCCCGAATGAGGGAGGGAATCTCGCTGCTCCCCCCGTGGGTTGACCGGTACTCTCATGGACTCTCCCGCCTCCGTCTTCCGGTGGCGGGTCGGTATGCTGTAGAGCCCCGTCACCATGGAAAGGCTGGCCGCTTGGTTCCAGCGGAGTGGATGCGTGAAGCCATGAGACGGGTGCCGAAGGCCGGTACCTTCCTGCCCCGCCTTGCGGGCAGGCTGATGGAGGCCCCGGCGTCTCGTTGGGAGACGACGGACGAGTCCCGCCGCTCCACCCCCACGCGGGATAGCACCGAAGCCAGCGTCCTGCTGGTGGATGACAACCCCGCCAACCTGCTGGCGCTGGAGGCCATCCTGGCCCCCTTGGCCGTGCGGCTGGTCAAGGCCCAGTCGGGGGAGCAGGCACTCCGGCAGCTGCTCGGCGAGGACTTCGCCGTCATCCTCCTGGACGTGCAGATGGAGGGCCTGGACGGCTTCGAGACGGCGTCCCTCATCAAGCAGCGCGAGCGCACGCGCAACATCCCCATCATCTTCCTCACGGCCTACAGCAGCGACGAGCGGGACGTGAAGACGGGGTACGCCAGCGGCGCGGTGGACTACCTGCAGAAGCCCTTCTCGGCGGACGTGCTGCGCTCGAAGGTGGCCGTCTTCATCGAGCTGTTCCGGGCCCAGCAGCAGATCCGGCGGCAAGCGGAGTTGCTGCGCCAGCAGGAGGCCGACGCGCGCGAGGCCGCGCACCGGGCCGCCCACTACATCGCCCAGCTCCAGACGCTCTCCTCCCGGCTGGGCGAGGCCACCTCCGTGGAGCAGGTAATGACGGCCCTCTTCGAGAAGGGGCTGGCGCCGCTGGGCGCCACCGCAGGCGCCGTCTGCCTGCTGGATGCGAGCGGGCAGACGCTCGAGGCCGTCCAGTCCGTGGGGTACCGGGAGGAGATACTGAGGCGGTGGCGGCGCATGCCGCTCGACAGCCAGGTACCTCTCACCGACGCCGTGCTGCACGAGCGGCCCGTGTGGCTGGGCTCGCACGAGGACTGGCGGGCGCGCTACCCGGAGCAGGAGCCACAGGCTTCCAACAACGCCACCGCCGCCCTGCCGCTGCAGGTGAAGGGCCGGGTGCTGGGCGCCATCGGGCTGTCCTTCGGCCAGGAGCACCGCTTCAACGAGGACGACCGCGCCTTCTTCACCGCGGTGGCCCACGCCTGCGCGCAGGCCATCGACCGGGCCCAACTCTACGAAGAGGAGCAGCTGGCCAACGAGCGGGTGCGCGTCGCCGCCGCGCGCCTCCAGGTCCTGGCCGAGGCCTCGGATGCCTTCAGCGCGGCCAACCGGGACCTGCCCTCGCTGTTCGAGGCCATCACCCAGCAGGTGGTGCGCCACCTGGGCGACTCGTGCATCCTCACCCTGCGCGTGCCGGATCAGCAGCTGCTGGAGACCGTCTCCGTGCGCCACGTGGATGCGGCCCTCCAGGAGCGGATGTACCAGGCGCTGGCTGCCGCCCCCATCAAGCTCGGCGAGGGGCTCAACGGCCGCGTCGCGCAGACGGGGCAGGCTCAGTGGAGCGCCTCCACGAG
The Hyalangium minutum DNA segment above includes these coding regions:
- a CDS encoding FKBP-type peptidyl-prolyl cis-trans isomerase, producing the protein MFRSLMVSLLLLVSLGCGDESSSGSGDPTQVTYASELGVDLSTMERRESGLYLQDVRAGTGDTATLGRQVTVNYTGWLPNGTQFDSSKSAGRTPFSFTPGQGRVIAGWEEGIVGMKVGGLRKLVIPASLGYGEQGRGSIPPNSVLVFDVELLSVP
- a CDS encoding GAF domain-containing protein; this translates as MRRVPKAGTFLPRLAGRLMEAPASRWETTDESRRSTPTRDSTEASVLLVDDNPANLLALEAILAPLAVRLVKAQSGEQALRQLLGEDFAVILLDVQMEGLDGFETASLIKQRERTRNIPIIFLTAYSSDERDVKTGYASGAVDYLQKPFSADVLRSKVAVFIELFRAQQQIRRQAELLRQQEADAREAAHRAAHYIAQLQTLSSRLGEATSVEQVMTALFEKGLAPLGATAGAVCLLDASGQTLEAVQSVGYREEILRRWRRMPLDSQVPLTDAVLHERPVWLGSHEDWRARYPEQEPQASNNATAALPLQVKGRVLGAIGLSFGQEHRFNEDDRAFFTAVAHACAQAIDRAQLYEEEQLANERVRVAAARLQVLAEASDAFSAANRDLPSLFEAITQQVVRHLGDSCILTLRVPDQQLLETVSVRHVDAALQERMYQALAAAPIKLGEGLNGRVAQTGQAQWSASTSLEELRAESQPEYFIALEHIPIHSYLAAPLRVQGRVIGTMSTARSTPGRPFSREDLRLLEELANKAALSIENARLFQQQQRDQEELRRRTEFEQQLIGIVSHDLRNPLGAITMAAGLLQASPGLSDRQMKAAQRIASSCERATRLIRDFLDFTQARLGTGIPLKRRAMDLDEVTRHVVDEVLQAHPERQVHVESGGDVHGEWDPDRIAQVLTNLVGNALAYSPPDTPVRVRTHGEPGFALLEIHNAGTPISPEMLPRLFEPLTRGTPTAGQHSRSIGLGLYIVQEIVRGHGGTVEVASSQELGTTFAVRLRRT
- a CDS encoding GRAS family protein, which produces MRRRHHLNSPKFTLLAQGLEAALAGHQDEARRTFASLHERLDVDSHPEDMQYLIFSAALSRRFGDLPAGELNLYLRRFELPQIQLFNLLALRLPTVSLAGSIANEQLFGLMRGHEVVTLVDVGIGSGRQEVALLHSMAEANALPRQMTIVGVEPSADSLRGAEDALTMAAQRLGVVLRFIGIPKGAEDLSEEDWAMLGALPGARFMNAAFALHHIAERQTRQNPRDAFFEQLRRWEPRGVVLCEPNSDHHRAPIRERFHNCWRHFFLTFQLIEELDISRQEKNAMKLFFSREIEDIVGTQEEARRFERHELTELWLGRLERAGFELVDGPVRSGGDAHPAVKPRSRPGCIGLEYQGIPLVCVLTARTPERPG